TTGTCATTATATAGCGATCGTGTTCGACAAAACCCATCTTTTGATAAACGCTTTTCGCTTTTTTATTTTCATAAGCTACCACCAGATGCACGGCGGTAATCCCTAGAGATTGGCAAGCTGTTTTTACAAATTCTAGCGTCTGCGTGCCTATACCTTGGCTGCGATAATTCTCTCGAATATATAATTCATCAACTAAGGCATCGCGACCGTGAAATTCGATACTGTAGCCAAATGTGAGGACAACATATCCGACTGGTTCTTCGTCAGCACAAATTAACCATATCTTCGCCAGTCGATCGTCACTAACTATTTCTTCTAAACAACGAGTTGCTATTTGATTATTAAATGGGATATGTTCGAGTTTATAAAACTCCTCCATCATAGTCAAAATCAGATTAATATCAGCGTTTGTAGCGATTTTAAAACTTATTTCCATAATCTTATCAAGAGTAAATGCTAATTATTGTTTCGGTTATATAAGCTACATAGCCAAAATTTGACTACTTAGGCTAAAATAGCATACCATAGGCGCAAGCACAAGACTCGTTTGCATATGGGTGCTGGGTTGGCAATTTTTTTTGCCTTGCGATCGACCTTCTAAGGCGAATCACAATAATAACCTAAATAAACATCAAAATAATCTATGAAAAATCAACGGACATTCCGCCTGAATCAAATTACATTTGCGTTGCTGATTTCCCTAGCGGTAATTAATTTAACAGAAGATGCGATCGCAATACCAGGTATTAAAGCTGGTAACAAACAGGTAAAAATTTGCACTGCTAGCACTTGCACGCCATACCGAGCAAATTATGAAAAAGCTATTGCCGCTCGCATCATTGCAAGACCTTCCTTAGTATTGGATGAAAATCAGGCGTTTGCACTAGCCGATCGAGCAATGGCAA
This sequence is a window from Aerosakkonema funiforme FACHB-1375. Protein-coding genes within it:
- a CDS encoding GNAT family N-acetyltransferase, with the translated sequence MEISFKIATNADINLILTMMEEFYKLEHIPFNNQIATRCLEEIVSDDRLAKIWLICADEEPVGYVVLTFGYSIEFHGRDALVDELYIRENYRSQGIGTQTLEFVKTACQSLGITAVHLVVAYENKKAKSVYQKMGFVEHDRYIMTNWLEKMEQKLY